Proteins encoded in a region of the Oncorhynchus clarkii lewisi isolate Uvic-CL-2024 chromosome 18, UVic_Ocla_1.0, whole genome shotgun sequence genome:
- the LOC139373485 gene encoding H-2 class I histocompatibility antigen, Q10 alpha chain-like isoform X1 yields MCAFKMYVVVLLFLFATLSTVDSVEKWSLNYIYTALSKPVELPGIHEFTAMGLMNDKQIDYYDSVAKKKIPKQDWMREKMPADYWDKGTQSRKSKEQWFKVNINILMDRMRHNNTDVHILQWKHGCEVDQQSDGTLKFIKGTDQYSYDGDDFLAFDDANMQWVAPVVQAQATKRKWDGVQILNQYTKGYLEKECVDWLSKFMAYVDKEFSMADSPPRVYAFAKKAKTAGHVRLTCMATGFYPKDVIMQMKKNGVPLTKRDGVQSTGVLPNDDDTYQIRMSVQIPEADKETYECSVNHVALKEPVVVKWDGKCCDCTQVTGVIIGAVVVLVLLLTAVSSMLVLWKKGKIFAGKKGDLPATGIQAPLNGNGNGTAVLNMPGQGSNKSLEREAMLANGGTKDGASSTDSGQGSNERLEREAMLANGVIKDGASSTDSGQGSNASLEERQC; encoded by the exons ATGTGTGCGTTCAAAATGTATGTCGTCGTACTTTTGTTCCTTTTCGCGACACTTTCGACGGTGGACAGCG TGGAGAAATGGTCGCTGAATTACATCTACACTGCCCTGTCAAAGCCAGTAGAATTGcctggtatccatgagttcactGCCATGGGTCTGATGAATGACAAACAGATAGATTACTATGACAGTGTGGCAAAGAAGAAGATTCCCAAACAGGACTGGATGAGGGAGAAGATGCCAGCAGACTACTGGGATAAAGGCACTCAGTCACGCAAGAGCAAGGAGCAGTGGTTCAAAGTCAACATCAACATCCTGATGGATCGCATGAGGCACAACAACACTG ATGTCCATATCCTTCAGTGGAAACATGGCTGTGAGGTTGACCAACAGAGTGACGGCACATTGAAATTCATAAAGGGCACAGACCAGTACAGCTACGATGGTGACGACTTCCTGGCCTTTGATGATGCCAATATGCAGTGGGTGGCCCCAGTTGTTCAAGCTCAAGCGACTAAGAGGAAGTGGGACGGGGTCCAGATCCTCAACCAGTACACCAAGGGCTACCTGGAGAAGGAGTGTGTGGACTGGCTTTCCAAATTTATGGCATACGTGGACAAAGAATTCAGTATGGCTGATT CCCCTCCGAGGGTCTATGCATTTGCTAAAAAGGCCAAAACTGCAGGACATGTCCGACTGACCTGCATGGCCACAGGTTTCTATCCCAAAGATGTGATTATGCAAATGAAGAAGAATGGTGTTCCATTGACCAAACGTGATGGAGTGCAGTCTACAGGAGTCCTACCCAATGATGATGACACCTACCAGATCAGGATGAGTGTGCAGATCCCAGAGGCAGATAAGGAAACTTATGAATGCTCTGTCAACCATGTAGCTTTGAAGGAGCCAGTTGTGGTAAAATGGG ATGGGAAATGCTGCGATTGTACCCAAGTAACAGGTGTTATCATtggtgctgttgttgtgctggtcCTCCTGCTGACCGCGGTTAGCTCCATGTTGGTTCTTTGGAAGAAAGGCAAAATAT TTGCTGGTAAAAAAGGAGATCTACCAGCTACTGGGATCCAGGCACCTCTAAATG GCAATGGAAATGGAACAGCCGTTTTGAACATGCCTG GTCAAGGCAGCAACAAAAGTCTAGAGAGGGAGGCAATGCTGGCTAATGGAG GGACAAAGGATGGCGCTAGCAGCACTGACTCTG GTCAAGGCAGCAACGAACGTCTAGAGAGGGAGGCAATGCTGGCTAATGGAG TGATAAAGGATGGCGCTAGCAGCACTGACTCTG GTCAAGGCAGCAACGCAAGTCTAGAGGAGAGGCAATGCTGA